DNA sequence from the Tepidibacillus fermentans genome:
CCCCCTGCCACACTTATCTAAATGTCACTTTACTTTGTGAATAGAATAATAAATGCAAATACCGCAACGATGATTGGCAATGCCTCGATTAAACCAACACCGATGAACATTGTGGTTTGTAAGAAACCTCTTGATTCAGGTTGACGAGCAATTCCTTCTACTGTACGTTGAATAACCCATGCGTTACCAAGACTTGCTCCTAAAGCTGCTAAACCAATTGCAATTGCTGCTGCTAATAAATTCATTGATAATATCCTCCCTTTAATTAATAAATTTTTTATCATTTGAAAAAGCTTTTCTTAAAATAGATAACTTTTTCAAGAAAACATCGTTAAATAAATAAGCTATCGATTTGTGTTATTGATACTAGTGATGGATTTTTTGGGATATATATACCATGCTTAAAATCGTAAAGACGTAAGCTTGGATCGCGCCAACAAAAACGCTAAATCCTTGCCAAATAGCTAAAGGTATAATTCCCGCAGCACCCATCAACAAAATAACCGCGATTAACACTTCACCTGCAAAGATATTTCCAAAAAGACGAAAACCTAATGTTAACGTTTTTGCAAATTCTTCAATGATATGAAGTGGAAAAAACAAGAAATGGGGTTCAAAATAGTGTTTAATATAATTCTTGATCCCTACGAATTTCACACTGAAAATGTGGGTTAAAATGATGATTGAAAGTGACATCGCTAGGGTAACGCTTGCATCAGCAGTTGGCGACTTCCACCAAGCTAACTCCACCACTTTATGCCCATTATGTATCACATTAGATTCTTGAATCATCTTCTCTGTGACGATATCCATTCCAAAGAGACTAAATGGTTCATGATGGATCGTGACAAAATTAAGCGGTAACCCTAAAAGGTTGCCGATAAAAATAAACAAAATCAATGTAAGTCCTAAATAGATGAAACCCGCACCTTTTTTCAGGTCCATCGTACTGCCTATAATGCCATATACG
Encoded proteins:
- the atpE gene encoding F0F1 ATP synthase subunit C, producing MNLLAAAIAIGLAALGASLGNAWVIQRTVEGIARQPESRGFLQTTMFIGVGLIEALPIIVAVFAFIILFTK
- the atpB gene encoding F0F1 ATP synthase subunit A gives rise to the protein MHESPIWAPEALPWLRFNLSTSLMTIVTFIIVLVIAIAGTRKLTSGVPKGFQNVLEWVVDFVYGIIGSTMDLKKGAGFIYLGLTLILFIFIGNLLGLPLNFVTIHHEPFSLFGMDIVTEKMIQESNVIHNGHKVVELAWWKSPTADASVTLAMSLSIIILTHIFSVKFVGIKNYIKHYFEPHFLFFPLHIIEEFAKTLTLGFRLFGNIFAGEVLIAVILLMGAAGIIPLAIWQGFSVFVGAIQAYVFTILSMVYISQKIHH